In Corylus avellana chromosome ca2, CavTom2PMs-1.0, the following proteins share a genomic window:
- the LOC132171941 gene encoding cysteine-rich repeat secretory protein 38-like, whose translation MCCSREVFFFCFILLYPVALTFAQKDPYVCSKNGNYTSNSTYRANLNSLLASMSSNTEIDYGFYKFSAGEYPDKVNAIALCRGDISTEECRSCINGSSNDLLRYCPNQKEAIIWYKKCMVRYSNKLIFGVMEDNPLLAYYNVQNVSDVEGFNQVLRPLLDRLRNHAASGNSTHKFAAGSAAAPDFQTIYALLMCTPDLDKLECSNCLSWAIRFIPQCCDGKQGGRYMAPSCELRYEIYAFYDPAAEEALPPSPLPSPPPSLPSVPLLPPKEGMLLPMSMTCNISWMVKLVDSLFFQNTLQDYESRVHENH comes from the coding sequence ATGTGTTGTTCAAgagaagttttctttttctgcttcaTTCTCTTATATCCTGTTGCTCTCACGTTTGCCCAGAAAGACCCCTACGTCTGCTCTAAAAATGGTAACTACACCAGTAACAGTACCTACAGGGCAAACCTCAACAGCCTCCTGGCCTCCATGTCTTCCAACACCGAAATTGATTACGGATTTTACAAATTCTCTGCCGGAGAATACCCTGACAAAGTGAACGCGATTGCACTATGTAGAGGAGACATCTCTACAGAAGAATGCCGTAGTTGCATCAATGGGTCGAGTAACGATCTCTTACGGTATTGTCCCAACCAAAAGGAGGCAATCATATGGTACAAAAAATGCATGGTGCGATATTCGAACAAACTCATCTTTGGTGTCATGGAAGATAACCCTTTACTTGCCTACTACAACGTACAAAACGTGTCAGACGTTGAAGGGTTCAACCAGGTGCTAAGACCCTTGTTAGATAGGCTAAGAAACCATGCTGCATCAGGAAATTCTACTCACAAGTTTGCAGCGGGAAGTGCGGCTGCCCCAGACTTCCAAACAATATATGCACTTTTGATGTGCACTCCTGATTTGGACAAGCTGGAATGCAGCAACTGCCTGAGTTGGGCTATCAGATTTATTCCACAATGTTGTGATGGAAAGCAAGGAGGGAGATATATGGCACCTAGCTGTGAGTTAAGGTACGAGATATACGCTTTCTATGACCCTGCAGCTGAGGAGGCACTACCGCCATCCCCACTgccatcaccaccaccatccCTCCCATCAGTACCACTGCTTCCACCTAAAGAAGGTATGCTTTTGCCAATGTCCATGACATGTAATATATCTTGGATGGTAAAATTGGTAGATTCTTTGTTCTTTCAAAACACATTACAAGATTATGAATCTCGTGTTCATGAGAACCATTAG
- the LOC132170039 gene encoding uncharacterized protein LOC132170039 — MAQPLNVSLDLPDFEVADLLIEGGRSWNVSLLGDLFDSNSAQHIQKIHLSQEVFSDRWTWAASPKGLFSVRSAHELASQDLASRSSPLSPEDWSCLWGLKLQHRLKHLLWKLAWNILPVRASLARFVNSFDLDPWCCPFCKGPQESLSHIMLECSFAKILWRSSPWPLLTDAFCEQPFADWIVAILRPHQKLAIPIQEVRKFQLHAAITMDHIWFSRNQLVHQALNPSPMQSLLLIASTIADHRKAWTNSNLSSIWSPPLPGTTKANFDVALSSDFAVAATVISDSNGNIIGAATKKILTKDVALGEAHAALLAVHTAVSCGAYSLILEGDALNVVLAIQQLQLFAGWNFSNVVYDISLYLHSFFSWKVEKVSRSANFRTHCLAKWAASHLVFGSIPIGSSILSSIRIKSGKDPPL; from the exons ATGGCGCAGCCACTCAATGTGTCAT TGGATCTTCCAGATTTTGAGGTTGCTGATTTATTGATTGAAGGTGGAAGGTCTTGGAATGTGTCTCTCTTGGGTGATTTGTTTGACTCTAATTCAGCTCAACacattcaaaaaattcatttatctCAAGAAGTTTTTAGTGATAGGTGGACATGGGCTGCTTCTCCGAAGGGGCTGTTTTCTGTTAGGTCAGCTCATGAATTAGCCTCTCAGGATTTGGCTTCCCgttcttctcctctctctcctgAAGATTGGTCATGTCTTTGGGGTTTGAAGTTGCAGCATAGGTTAAAACATCTTCTTTGGAAGTTGGCGTGGAATATTCTTCCTGTGCGTGCTTCTTTGGCCAGATTTGTTAACTCATTTGATTTGGATCCTTGGTGTTGCCCATTCTGCAAAGGCCCTCaagaatctctctctcacattaTGCTTGAGTGCTCATTTGCTaagattttatggaggagctCTCCCTGGCCCCTTCTTACTGATGCTTTTTGTGAGCAGCCTTTTGCAGATTGGATTGTGGCTATTTTGAGGCCTCATCAGAAGCTTGCAATTCCCATTCAGGAAGTCCGTAAGTTCCAACTTCATGCTGCCATCACCATGGATCATATATGGTTTTCCAGGAACCAGCTTGTCCATCAAGCTCTTAATCCTTCCCCTATGCAGTCTCTCTTACTGATTGCTTCTACCATAGCGGATCATCGTAAAGCATGGACTAATTCCAATTTGTCCTCCATTTGGTCTCCTCCTCTGCCAGGTACCACCAAGGCAAATTTTGATGTGGCTTTATCTTCAGATTTTGCAGTGGCTGCCACAGTCATAAGTGATTCAAATGGTAATATCATTGGAGCTGCTACTAAGAAAATTCTTACGAAGGATGTCGCCTTAGGTGAAGCTCATGCAGCCCTTTTGGCGGTCCATACTGCAGTTTCTTGTGGTGCTTACTCTCTCATCCTTGAAGGGGATGCCCTCAATGTAGTCCTTGCTATTCAACAACTCCAGCTGTTTGCGGGTTGGAATTTTTCTAATGTTGTTTATGATATTTCTTTGTATTTACATTCTTTCTTTAGCTGGAAGGTTGAGAAAGTTTCTAGGAGTGCTAACTTTAGAACACACTGTTTGGCTAAATGGGCTGCTTCTCACctagtgtttggaagcattcccatagGATCATCCATTCTCTCATCCATACGGATCAAGAGTGGTAAAGATCCccccttgtaa
- the LOC132170040 gene encoding cysteine-rich receptor-like protein kinase 44 — MAPEYAMRGHFSIKSDVFSFGVLVLEIISGQKISSFASGENGGLLSHAWKNWREGTTSNLIDPTLEVSSTTEILRCIHIGLLCVQENLAKRPTIASVVLMLSSYSITLSVPIEPRVQ, encoded by the exons ATGGCTCCAGAGTATGCAATGCGTGGGCACTTTTCAATAAAGTCCGATGtctttagttttggtgttttagtgttggAGATAATAAGTGGGCAAAAAATTAGTTCTTTTGCTAGTGGAGAAAATGGAGGTCTTCTTAGCCAT gcatggaaaaattggaggGAGGGGACAACTTCAAATCTCATAGATCCCACATTAGAGGTCAGTTCAACAACTGAAATACTGAGATGCATCCACATTGGGTTACTATGTGTTCAAGAAAATCTTGCTAAGAGACCAACAATTGCTTCAGTCGTTCTCATGCTTAGTAGCTACTCCATCACTCTATCTGTGCCAATAGAACCTCGTGTACAATAG